The genomic stretch TGCAATGCGGCAAAAGAATGTGGAGACCAATTAGCCGGTGCGTTCATGTGCCCAATCAAAAACATCAAGAACCAATAATGGGCCTGTATGCTTGAATGACCGATTTTTATGACACACACGCCACAGCTTTTATCTCGACCACACGGGATGTGGATATGTTGGACATGCGGCGCCGATTTATGGCGGCTTTACCAATCGCAGAAGGCAAAGCTGCTAGGATCCTTGATGCGGGCTCAGGATCAGGGCGGGACGCGCTGGCATTCCGGCTTTTGGGTCACAAGGTTGAGGCATTCGATGCCTCTCCTGCGATGGTCGCAGCAACGAGGGACCATTCAGGCGTCCAGGCTCGCCAGATGCGGTTCGAAGGTTTTTTCTGGGAACATGCCTTCGAGGGTATCTGGGCATGCGCGTCACTGCTTCATGTTGCCGAATCGGATTTGCCGGAAGTCATCAAGCGGCTGGCTGCCCATCTGACACTGGGTGGCGCGCTTTACCTGTCCTTTAAGCGCGGCACCGGCGAACGGGTGAAAGACGGACGCCGTTTCACCGATATGTCGCCGGAAAGTTTGACGGCACTCCTGGACGGGTGCCGCGCATTTGGCGAAGCTGACATCTGGGAAAGCCAGGATTGCCGACCGGATCGGGCGTCAGAAGTGTGGGTAAATGCAGTGGTAAAGAAGACGTGACCGGCGGATCGGGTGTCCTTGAAGGGGAAAAAAGCCCTCCATGTGCATTGTGCGATGCCGCTACCAGCGCAATCGTGGAATGTGACGCCCATGTCATCCTGATCCGCCAAATGGCAGGCCTCGCTCTTGCACCCCGCCGTCATGTCGCACGGTGGCGGGAGCTCTCCGCGGCGGAACAAGCGGCCCTCGCCGCCAGGATCGGCCCTGCACAAGATCTCCTCGAGACCGATGGCTCAATCGCGCGAATGACGCTGGTTGAGGATGGTGGCCATGTCCATCTACGGCTCGACCCGCCAGTGGCACCACGAGGCCCATTACCGGGTATGCCCCATGATCGTCCTCTAATCTCGGGGGGCGAAGACGCGCTGCATGCCCATCTGCGACCCCTGATCGACCGTGCGCGCGCCGTCGATCTGTCGGTGTCGTTCCTGATGACCTCGGGCGTTCGGCTGATCCTGCCGCATCTGCGCGATCTGCTGGACCGGGGCGGCCAGTTGCGGCTGCTGACCGGCGACTATCTCGGAGTAACGGAACCGGCGGCGCTTCGGCTAATTACCGACCTTGAGGGGGCGCGGCAGTTGCATGTGTTCCAAGCCACGCAGATCCCGTTTCACCCCAAGGCCTGGATGTTCACTTTCGCAGGTGATGGCGGAGCGCTGATCGTTGGCTCGTCAAATCTGTCGCGCTCGGCACTAACCGACGGCATCGAATGGAACCTACGCCATATCGACCCAGTCGATCGGACCCCGCTTCTGGCCGCACGCGCGGCCTTCGATACACTTTTGGTAAGGCCCGAGGTCACCGAACTGACACCCACCTGGATCGACGCCTACGAGGCGCGCCGCGTAGCACCCCAATCGTCGATTACCGGCGCCCCGGTGGAAGCCCCGGAAGCTGCCCCTACGCCGCACGAGGTTCAGGTTGAGGCGCTGGCCGCGCTGCGAGCGACCCGGGCGAAGGGCTACGGCGCTGGGCTCGTGGTGTTGGCTACCGGGCTGGGAAAAACCTTTCTCGCTGCCTTCGACAGCGCAAGTGCAGCCCGCGTCCTGTTCGTGGCGCATCGCGAAGAAATCCTTACCCAGGCGATGTCCGCCTTCCGAGCAGTGCGGCCCAGCGCGCGGCTTGGCCGCTATAGCGGCGAGGAGAAAGACGCTGGTGCCGATATTGTCTTTGCCTCGGTCCAGACGCTCGCGCGCAACGCGCATCTCACTCGCTTCGAGCCGACAGCCTTCGATTACATCGTGGTCGATGAGTTCCATCATGCAGCAGCGGCAACCTATCGGCGCATCATCGATTATTTCCAGCCAAGCTTCCTGCTGGGCCTGACCGCCACGCCCGATCGCAGCGATGGCGGTGACCTGTTGGGGCTTTGCGAAGAGAACCTGGTCTATGAATGCGACCTCTGGTCTGGGATCGATCGCGGATTGCTGGCACCGTTCCACTATTTTGGCGTGCCTGACCCCGTTGAATACGCCCAAATTCCATGGCGCAGCGGTCGGTTCGACGAGGCCGCTCTGACCGAAGCTGTTGCCACCCAGGCCCGAGCCGAGAACGCGCTGGAGCAGCTCACCAAGAGGGGCGGCAAGAAGACCATCGGCTTCTGCGTTTCGCGCCGGCATGCAGATTTCATGGCCGATTTCGCACGGCAGCGTGGGTTGCGCGCGGTTGCAGTCCATTCGGGTGAGACTTCCGCCCCCCGGGCCAGCGCACTGAAGGCGCTCGAAGATGGCGATTTAGACATCGTCTTTGCCGTCGACATGTTCAACGAAGGCGTCGATGTGCCCTCGATCGACACGGTGCTGATGCTGCGTCCCACCGAAAGCCCGGTGATCTGGCTGCAGCAACTGGGCCGCGGTCTGCGCCGCTCGGCGGAAAAGACCCATCTGGCCGTGATCGACTACATCGGCAACCACCGCATCTTTCTGACAAAGTTGCGCACGCTCTTGCAGGTGGGCGCGGGCGATGGTGCGCTTCGCCTGGCGCTGGAGCGGTTTGAAGACAAGATGATCCAGTTCCCTGCAGGCTGCGAGGTGACCTATGATCTACAGGCGCTCGACATTCTGCGATCCCTGATCCGCCAGCCCCGTGATGGCGAGGAACTGGCCGCGTTCTATCGCGATTTCCGCGAGCGCCATGGAGCAAGGCCCACGGCCTCTGAGGTGCAGCATGCCGGCTTCAACCCCGGTCGGACGGGGCATGCGGGCTGGCTGGGTTTCGTTGCCGATATGGGTGACCTGTCCGATACACAGCGCGCCGCATGGACGGCGAACCGTGGTCTTCTGGACGAGATCGAAACGACCCGCATGACCCGCAGCTACAAAATGCTGGTCCTACGCGCGATGATCGAGACCGGTGCCTTCCCGGGCCAGATCGCCCTGACCGATCTGGTCGAGCGCGTCGCCCGGCAGGCTCGCCGCAATCCGCAGATCAAGAATGATCTGAGCGTTGATCCAGATGACACTCGCCG from Yoonia vestfoldensis encodes the following:
- a CDS encoding class I SAM-dependent methyltransferase, whose product is MTDFYDTHATAFISTTRDVDMLDMRRRFMAALPIAEGKAARILDAGSGSGRDALAFRLLGHKVEAFDASPAMVAATRDHSGVQARQMRFEGFFWEHAFEGIWACASLLHVAESDLPEVIKRLAAHLTLGGALYLSFKRGTGERVKDGRRFTDMSPESLTALLDGCRAFGEADIWESQDCRPDRASEVWVNAVVKKT
- a CDS encoding DEAD/DEAH box helicase family protein, with the translated sequence MPHDRPLISGGEDALHAHLRPLIDRARAVDLSVSFLMTSGVRLILPHLRDLLDRGGQLRLLTGDYLGVTEPAALRLITDLEGARQLHVFQATQIPFHPKAWMFTFAGDGGALIVGSSNLSRSALTDGIEWNLRHIDPVDRTPLLAARAAFDTLLVRPEVTELTPTWIDAYEARRVAPQSSITGAPVEAPEAAPTPHEVQVEALAALRATRAKGYGAGLVVLATGLGKTFLAAFDSASAARVLFVAHREEILTQAMSAFRAVRPSARLGRYSGEEKDAGADIVFASVQTLARNAHLTRFEPTAFDYIVVDEFHHAAAATYRRIIDYFQPSFLLGLTATPDRSDGGDLLGLCEENLVYECDLWSGIDRGLLAPFHYFGVPDPVEYAQIPWRSGRFDEAALTEAVATQARAENALEQLTKRGGKKTIGFCVSRRHADFMADFARQRGLRAVAVHSGETSAPRASALKALEDGDLDIVFAVDMFNEGVDVPSIDTVLMLRPTESPVIWLQQLGRGLRRSAEKTHLAVIDYIGNHRIFLTKLRTLLQVGAGDGALRLALERFEDKMIQFPAGCEVTYDLQALDILRSLIRQPRDGEELAAFYRDFRERHGARPTASEVQHAGFNPGRTGHAGWLGFVADMGDLSDTQRAAWTANRGLLDEIETTRMTRSYKMLVLRAMIETGAFPGQIALTDLVERVARQARRNPQIKNDLSVDPDDTRRLRAVMMQQPLKILAETEWFRLGPGNFETNFAETSNTALTTLASLNSWTGGSCAIFKQRTWSMTRPRTPARPRPPRTRPPPPSRQARTCNSGKSISATRSHHISGRCLIPGHGTLASWC